The genome window CGGACCCCGTGAGTCACCCCGCCTCACCCCGTAGGTAATGGATCTGGGCCCGGAGGAGACTGAGGTGGGTCTATGGAAGGACTGGCCACCGAGGCGACTCCGGTATCCCTGCTGTGGACACTGATCCTGCACCAGATAGCCTTGGGCATCGATGTCGCCCCTGCCCGATAACGCTCGTACTGAGGCGCTCCTTGCATCGCTTGTGAGTCTCCGAGGGCACCAGCGTGAACTGTTCGGGAGTTATTGAGGGGCGGCCGGGCCCAAGGGTTACGTTGGCGCAAAAACTGCGTCCTCCGCGCGGCATGGCGGTCGCTTCGGTTCTTCGGTCGTCTTCACCTAGTACTTTGGACTGGTGCCGATCTCCGCCTTCAACGCCTACCTTGATGAGTCTTCAGTGGCCCGCAGCGAGGCAGCCCAGGAGTACCTGGTGTGTGCGGCACTCTTGGAGCCCGATCAGGTGGAAATGGTCCGCGAGGAGCTCCGGCCCCTTCTACGCCCTGGCCAGATCAAACTGCACTGGACTGATGAGAACTCCAGTAGCCGACGGCGGATCGTGCAAGCCATAGGAGCCCTGGGCCCGATGAATGTCATCGTGACCCATCTCAGTGAACGTCAGCGTAAAACGGAACGGTTCCGTCGCAAGTGCCTGGAGGTCCTCTACTATCAACTCGCTGATCTCGAGGTTTACGATCTCACCCTCGAATGTCGCACCGAGGCACAGGACAAGAGAGACCGGGCCCACATTGTCGCCCTTCAAGGCCAAGGCCTCGATCGAGGAATCCGCATCTCGCACCGTCGCGGCGGAGATGAGCCCCTGCTATGGATCTCCGACATAGTGCTCGGAGCGGTCAACGCCTCCCACATAGGGGAGCACCAATATCTTGAGGCGCTGGAGCAGACGATCTACCTCAAGCAGAGCACTCCCGAATCCCTGATTCCCACAGGGCAAAACGAAAGGCCCTAGATCCAGTCGTCCGGCTGGGGTTCTAAGGCCTTCTTCCCTGTCCGTCGTAACGGTGGGCACTTCAAACAATAGTAGCCGCGCGGCCTACTTGCAAGACCGCGGATCACGACGTGAGACGGCACTGAGTGCAGAAGACAGGGTGGGGTTAGGGCCTCCACAACAGTTGAGGACAAGGCGGGCAAACCCGCCTAGGGCAGCAGCAATTTCCGGGCCATTGTTGCGGACGTTGCCAACCGCTGGGCCCCACATCAAGGCCGGCTCGTAGGCCTGTCGCCTCACCCGTCCAACCAGCGCCCCAACCGCGGCCGGCGAGAGCAGATTCTGGCAGCGGCCTCCAGTTACCACGTGTACGATTACCAATCGAACATAGTTTCGATTCATTGGGGTGGAGAGTTGCTGGCAACTGAGGTCCGGGCCCTGGCCGATGGGCTAGACGACCAGCTCCGAACGCGCGTCGAGGACGGCGTGGTCATGGCCGGCTTCCCCTCGCCGTCCCAGGACTACACCACCGCCGAGATCGACCTGAGCGAGCACCTGATGCCCAACCGGGCCTCGACGTACCTGGTGCGGGCGCGGGGACACTCCATGACCGGTGCCGGGATCTGGGACGGCGACGAACTGGTGGTCGATCGCTCGATTCGACCCCAGCACGGCCACGTGGTGATCGCCGTGCTCGATGGCGAACTGACCGTGAAACGACTCAGCATCCACGCCGACGGCCGCGTGGTGCTCTCCTCGGAGAACCCGGCGTATCCCGACATCGCCGTTCCCTCACTCTCGGATCTGCGGGTCTGGGGTGTGGTCACGGTGGCACTGCATCATGTCTCCCGCGCCTCGTGAGGCCATGATCGCCCTGGTGGACTGCGCCAGTTTCTACGCCTCGTGCGAGCGGGTCTTCGACCCGAGCCTGGAGAATCGTCCGGTGGTGGTGCTGTCCAACAACGATGGCTGCGTGGTGGCCATGTCCCAGGAGGCCAAAGCGCTGGGGATCCCCATGGGCATGCCCTGGTTCAAGCTCGAGCCCGTCGCCGCGGCGCAGGGGATCGTGGCGCGGTCCTCCAACTATGAGCTGTACGGCAGCCTCTCGGCGAGGGTCATGGAGGTCATCGGCCGGCACGCGGCCTGGCAAGAGGTCTACAGCATTGATGAGTCGTTCATCGGCCTGCGGGGCACCGTCGAGGAGCTGGTGCAGCTCGGCCGGCGTATCCGCGAGGACGTGGCCCGCTGCACCGGGATCCCCGTGCGCGTGGGCATCGCCCCCACCAAAACCCTAGCGAAGGTCGCCCTGCTCGGGGTGAAGCGCTCCGCCCCGCTAGCCGAAGTCGGTGTGTGCCACTTCGGGGGCTACTCCCCCACCCAACGGGACGCCATTCTGGCCAGCATCCCCGTCACCGACTTGTGGGGCGTGGCCGGACGTCTCGGCCGCCGCCTGGCGAATCTGAATATCCATACCGCCGCCGACCTCGCCGCCCAAGACCCCGGGCAGATGCGTCGGCGGTTCTCGGTGGTCCTGGAGCGCACCGTGCGCGAACTGCGCGGCACACCCTGCATCCCCCTGGAAGAAGAACCCCGCCAGTACAAAGATCAGCTCATCTACTCCCGATCTTTCTCGGAGCCGGTCACCACCACCCCGGCCATGCGCCAAGTCCTGTCCATCTACGCCCAGCAACTCGCCTCCCGCCTCCGCAGTGCCGGCCAGCAGGCCCGCGTGCTCACGGCTTGGGCCTCCACCTCCCCGTTCGCCACAGACCAGGAACCCCACTCACCCCAGGTCAGTGCCGTGCTGCCCGTACCCACGGCAGAGCCGCTGACGATCGCACGCGGATCCCTAGGGCTAGCCGAGTTGATCCGTCCGGGCACCCGGTACGTGCGGGCCGGCGTCGTACTCACCGATCTACGCCCGGCCGGCCAGGCCGAGACCCTCCCCGGCCTCGGCCCGCCTGGTGAGGGCCGGCAGCTCGGCCCCACCCTAGATGCTGTGGTGGCCCGCTTCGGGGTCGGGAGTATTGGCCTGGGATATGGGGGCCTCGGAACACCACCGTCCTGGCAGATGCGCCGCGCCATGCTCTCCCCTCGGGCCACCACTCACTGGGACGAGCTCGTCACTGTCCGCCTGTGAAGGACACCCGCAGACACCGGGACCAGTGGTGAGGGGCATTCGGCTCAGTACTCGCTGCGGCGCAGATTCATGATGCGCCAGCCGGCGGGCACTCGCTCACGCAGCGCGGCAACCGCCGCCTCGTAGGACTCGCCCTCAGCCGTCAACTCATCGGCCTTCCGATCTCCACGACCCGTGTCATCGTCGGGGATGGTCTCGATGACGGTGGTGATGTTCATCCGTTCAGCCTATGTGCCTTCGGCCCAGGAGGTCGGGTGCGGCAGACTGGGGCTCATGTGTGGACGGTATGTGATGGCCCGAGGTCTGAGCATTAATCGGCTGATGCAACAGCGTCGTCGCAAATGTGCTGACGCTTGTCGGGGGTGACCAGTGCCCAGCGGGGTTAGGCGTCCGAGCGTTCCGGGCCGCGGGCGGGGATCAGGCGCGGGATAAGCCGCACGAAGAGAACCATGATGATGAGCTCGACGAGTGTCTGGGTGACGACGACGAGTGGGGCGAGGTCGTACGCGGCAGGTAGGGCGAGGACGAGTGGGAGCACGACGAGGGAGTTGCGGGTCGCACCGCTGAACACATCGCCCGTGGCACCCCGGACCAGCTTGCTGCACTCAACGTCCCCTCCCCCAAGGACCGGTCCGCCGCCGGCGACAACGGCCCCAAGTGACCGAACCCATCAGCTGAAGGCCCTATTGCATCCGGCCTAGGAAGGGAAAGCGCTGAGGTTGGATTCCGTGGGTTCTGCCGCTGTGCCTGCGGTCTTTCGCTGGTTGCGGTGAAGAACCATCAGCCACATGGCCAGCACGAAGGCCAGGGATGCGAAAAGGCCCAGTGCCATCAGGGTATTTTTGTGCCCGAGGTGTTGGATGAGCACCGAACCGATGAGGGGGGCCGCTGCCTGGGCAAGGAGCGATGGCAAGGCGGTGCGGCCCATGATCCGGGCGTAGTGGTCTTGTCCAAAGAGCGCCAGCGGCACGGTTCCGTTGGCGATGGAACTCAGTCCGATGCCCACCCCGTAGATGATGACGAGGATCGTGGGTGCCAGGATCCCGGTGCCGAGGAAGCTGATTGCCATGGCCGTGGCGAGGGTCGCGGCCAGTAAGGTCCACAACGGGTGGTGTTTGCGCCCGATGACCAGTTCGATGAACCTGGCACCGACTTGCGAGGGGCCGATGGTGGCGGCCAGCACGACGGCTGCTGTGCCGGCGATGCCGATGCCTGCTAGCAAGGTGAACATGTGGACCGACATCAACGCGGCAATGGACATGCCCAATGTGGAGATGCACGCAACCAGGACAATCAACGGCCAGCGAGGCCCCGCTGACCGGGGGCTCTCATTGTTCGGGCGGGCTGGTCCAGCGCTGGGCGTTGACGCACGTGGTTGTCGAGGAATGGTGAGCGCGTACAGGGGTGCGGTGACCAGCAGGTGCGCCCCTGCGTAGATGAGGGCCGTCCCCCTCCATCCGACTTCGTTGACCAGCAAGGTACTCAGCGGCCAGCAGATGGTGCTGGCGAACCCTCCGAAAAGCGTCAGGAGGGTGATGGCCGAGCGGGCGGAAGGACCATAAGTATGTCCCAGAACTGCGAACGCTCCGGTGTAGAGTCCGCCGCTCATGCCCAACCCGAGGATCAGCCAAGCGCCGAGGTGCCACCACTGATTGGGACCCAGACCAAGGACGGTCAGGCCCAAGGCGAGCAGCAGGGCGCTGGCAACCAGGA of Citricoccus sp. K5 contains these proteins:
- a CDS encoding LexA family transcriptional regulator, with protein sequence MAGFPSPSQDYTTAEIDLSEHLMPNRASTYLVRARGHSMTGAGIWDGDELVVDRSIRPQHGHVVIAVLDGELTVKRLSIHADGRVVLSSENPAYPDIAVPSLSDLRVWGVVTVALHHVSRAS
- a CDS encoding Y-family DNA polymerase, with translation MSPAPREAMIALVDCASFYASCERVFDPSLENRPVVVLSNNDGCVVAMSQEAKALGIPMGMPWFKLEPVAAAQGIVARSSNYELYGSLSARVMEVIGRHAAWQEVYSIDESFIGLRGTVEELVQLGRRIREDVARCTGIPVRVGIAPTKTLAKVALLGVKRSAPLAEVGVCHFGGYSPTQRDAILASIPVTDLWGVAGRLGRRLANLNIHTAADLAAQDPGQMRRRFSVVLERTVRELRGTPCIPLEEEPRQYKDQLIYSRSFSEPVTTTPAMRQVLSIYAQQLASRLRSAGQQARVLTAWASTSPFATDQEPHSPQVSAVLPVPTAEPLTIARGSLGLAELIRPGTRYVRAGVVLTDLRPAGQAETLPGLGPPGEGRQLGPTLDAVVARFGVGSIGLGYGGLGTPPSWQMRRAMLSPRATTHWDELVTVRL
- a CDS encoding MFS transporter; this translates as MAITQRFTTKRGYVVAGLGLGQILSWGSTFYLLAVLAAPIAADTGWPISLVVAGVSVGLVIAGLGSPRVGALVAGNHGRAVLVASALLLALGLTVLGLGPNQWWHLGAWLILGLGMSGGLYTGAFAVLGHTYGPSARSAITLLTLFGGFASTICWPLSTLLVNEVGWRGTALIYAGAHLLVTAPLYALTIPRQPRASTPSAGPARPNNESPRSAGPRWPLIVLVACISTLGMSIAALMSVHMFTLLAGIGIAGTAAVVLAATIGPSQVGARFIELVIGRKHHPLWTLLAATLATAMAISFLGTGILAPTILVIIYGVGIGLSSIANGTVPLALFGQDHYARIMGRTALPSLLAQAAAPLIGSVLIQHLGHKNTLMALGLFASLAFVLAMWLMVLHRNQRKTAGTAAEPTESNLSAFPS